In Methylacidiphilum infernorum V4, a single window of DNA contains:
- a CDS encoding FtsW/RodA/SpoVE family cell cycle protein, giving the protein MDKQSYTEENPINKKQKQFSFFDQFFKFDWLLFLIVLGLSLFGIAVVYSATYSSPSAEFRNAPFSQFLWLLIGLVIFFVVSFLDYHAIVKWSWILFLATIPLLILVLLIGQTVNGAKSWLRFGGIGIEPAELCKLAFILFGSFWLDRFKHRQIVSFLTLSVAAFIPVILILKQPALGSAGVFIPILFAQLFIGGLKKRYLLIPILFILFILLYAYIGVAHLGWDIPGLKPYQMNRIRTFFDPNLDPLGSGWTINQSLIAIGSGNFSGKGFLKGTQNMLGFLPKNIAYNDFIFSVIGEEWGFIGGSSVILAEGIVLLLCLRAAFFAKDLTGSLVAGGVAAMLFTHIFVNIGMTIKVVPITGIPLPFISYGGTFLIICLIGLGLVESIWIRRQK; this is encoded by the coding sequence ATGGACAAGCAATCTTATACCGAAGAAAACCCCATCAACAAAAAACAAAAACAGTTCAGCTTTTTCGACCAATTTTTCAAATTTGATTGGTTGCTTTTCTTGATTGTACTCGGTTTATCCTTGTTCGGCATCGCCGTCGTTTATAGCGCCACCTATTCCAGTCCCAGCGCAGAATTCCGCAACGCACCCTTTTCTCAATTTCTATGGCTGCTCATAGGGTTGGTTATTTTCTTTGTAGTTTCTTTTCTCGACTATCATGCTATCGTTAAATGGAGTTGGATTCTTTTTCTGGCCACCATTCCCCTTCTTATCCTCGTCCTACTCATAGGCCAGACTGTCAATGGAGCCAAAAGCTGGCTTCGCTTCGGCGGTATCGGGATCGAGCCGGCCGAACTATGCAAGCTTGCCTTTATCCTTTTTGGAAGCTTTTGGTTGGACCGGTTCAAACATAGGCAGATCGTCTCCTTTTTAACCCTATCCGTGGCTGCATTCATCCCCGTTATCCTTATATTGAAGCAACCTGCCTTGGGTTCAGCGGGCGTTTTTATTCCTATTCTTTTTGCCCAACTTTTCATCGGGGGTCTCAAGAAGAGATATTTACTGATCCCCATTCTTTTTATTTTGTTTATCTTGCTTTATGCTTACATCGGAGTCGCTCATCTGGGGTGGGATATTCCCGGCTTAAAACCCTACCAGATGAATCGTATCCGGACTTTCTTTGATCCCAATCTCGATCCATTGGGTTCGGGCTGGACGATCAACCAATCCTTGATCGCCATCGGTTCAGGAAATTTTTCGGGTAAAGGTTTCCTCAAAGGCACTCAGAATATGCTTGGGTTCTTACCGAAAAATATCGCTTATAACGATTTTATTTTCTCGGTCATCGGAGAAGAATGGGGATTTATTGGAGGCAGCAGTGTTATTTTAGCTGAAGGAATCGTCCTTTTGTTATGCCTAAGAGCTGCTTTTTTTGCGAAGGACCTGACGGGTTCCCTGGTTGCGGGGGGAGTAGCGGCAATGCTCTTTACCCATATATTTGTAAACATAGGTATGACAATAAAAGTCGTCCCGATTACGGGAATTCCCTTGCCTTTTATCAGTTATGGAGGAACTTTTTTAATTATTTGTTTAATCGGATTGGGACTTGTAGAAAGCATATGGATTCGACGACAAAAATAA
- a CDS encoding Rne/Rng family ribonuclease, translating to MIFDRIKQLVRHPKKRSNKEIAISCEPLERRVALLDEGLLEEFAIERGSQKEIAQNIYKGRVNNIDQGLKALFVDIGIGKNAFLHFWDAIPAALDAGIELFERKGTKSKARLPRAEDIPNIYPPGSEVVVQVTKGPIGTKGPRVTTNITLAGRYLVLMPYNEQFGISRKIEDPKERARLRKILNELRIPEGMGVIIRTVGEGQKSRYFVRDLAILLQKWNAIEQKMRECPAPVLLYMEPDLIERTVRDFLTDDVEKIYIDDENEVKRIKDLVAQISKRSQKKIIYYNEPIPLFEKLNIERQIDTAFMRKVELPSGGYIIIDETEALVAIDVNTGKAKVGKDQDNMILKTNIEAAAEISRQLRLRNIGGLVVIDFIDMKSRRDQHLVFEKLKECVRKDRAKINLLPISSFGLVEMTRQRVQESIWHSLYVPCPHCHGRGMVKSPETMSIEIQRAINRVIRLHPEVKELRVILNGFVLDRLKSEDEELLVDLERRMQGKLYFRTDPRINYEEFKIVNALTGEDIT from the coding sequence ATGATTTTCGATCGCATCAAACAACTGGTTCGTCATCCCAAAAAAAGATCAAACAAAGAAATAGCGATTAGCTGTGAACCTCTGGAAAGGCGAGTTGCCCTACTCGATGAAGGACTTCTCGAAGAATTCGCGATCGAAAGAGGGAGCCAAAAAGAAATCGCACAGAACATCTATAAGGGCCGAGTCAATAATATCGATCAAGGTTTAAAGGCTCTTTTCGTGGATATCGGGATCGGCAAAAACGCTTTTCTGCATTTCTGGGATGCCATCCCTGCAGCCCTAGATGCAGGGATAGAACTCTTTGAGAGAAAAGGGACAAAATCAAAAGCCCGCCTTCCCAGGGCTGAAGATATCCCCAATATTTATCCTCCAGGTTCAGAAGTCGTTGTCCAGGTCACCAAGGGTCCTATCGGTACAAAAGGACCCCGGGTAACGACGAACATTACCCTGGCAGGGAGGTATCTCGTGTTAATGCCCTATAATGAGCAATTCGGCATATCCAGGAAAATTGAAGATCCCAAGGAACGGGCAAGACTAAGGAAAATTTTAAACGAACTCCGTATTCCCGAGGGAATGGGAGTAATCATAAGAACCGTCGGGGAAGGTCAAAAATCCAGGTATTTTGTGAGAGACCTAGCTATTCTCTTGCAAAAGTGGAACGCCATAGAACAGAAAATGAGGGAATGCCCCGCCCCGGTTTTACTCTACATGGAACCCGATCTCATTGAAAGAACCGTAAGGGATTTCCTCACCGATGACGTGGAAAAGATTTACATCGATGATGAAAACGAAGTGAAAAGAATAAAAGACCTTGTCGCCCAGATCTCCAAAAGATCTCAAAAAAAAATAATTTATTATAACGAACCCATCCCGCTCTTTGAAAAGCTCAATATCGAGAGGCAAATAGACACGGCCTTCATGCGCAAAGTCGAGTTGCCCAGCGGAGGCTACATTATCATTGATGAAACAGAAGCTCTTGTGGCCATAGATGTCAATACGGGGAAAGCTAAAGTGGGGAAAGACCAGGACAATATGATCCTTAAAACCAACATAGAAGCCGCTGCCGAGATATCCCGTCAACTCAGGCTAAGGAATATAGGAGGACTGGTCGTAATCGATTTTATCGACATGAAATCTCGTCGAGATCAGCACCTGGTTTTCGAAAAGCTTAAAGAATGCGTCAGAAAAGACAGAGCAAAAATAAACCTGCTTCCTATATCTTCCTTCGGGCTTGTAGAAATGACCAGGCAAAGAGTCCAAGAAAGTATCTGGCATTCTCTCTATGTTCCCTGTCCCCATTGTCATGGCCGGGGGATGGTTAAATCCCCGGAAACGATGAGCATCGAAATTCAAAGGGCGATCAACCGGGTCATTCGCCTTCATCCCGAAGTAAAGGAACTAAGAGTGATTTTGAATGGTTTCGTTTTGGACAGGTTAAAATCTGAAGATGAAGAGCTTCTTGTGGATCTGGAACGTAGAATGCAGGGTAAACTTTACTTTCGGACCGATCCGAGAATCAATTACGAGGAATTTAAAATTGTTAACGCCTTAACGGGGGAAGACATTACATGA
- the serS gene encoding serine--tRNA ligase, producing the protein MLDIQLIRHNLAQTKQKLALRSKGLETLLDHIFELDFKKRSLQSEIEKYRALRNKQSKEIGLKKIKGENVEGQFSELKKMGSRIEEMEKELIQFENQINTLLLSLPNIPHDSVPTGGPEANKVVKTWGEPRQANFPLKTHWELGRELGILDLERGAKLSGSGFSLFTGNGAKLQRALIQFMLTIHTEEHGYKELWPPYLVTEDCMRGTGHLPKFALDMYATDKDNLYLIPTGEVPLTNFHRDEILAESSLPLRYVAYTPCFRREAGSAGKDTRGLLRLHQFDKVELVQITKPENSYTALEEMVSHAENILRSLNLCYRVVLLASQDMGFGAAKCYDLEVWSPGIQSWLEVSSVSNMENFQSRRMNLRYKSSSGKNILCHTLNGSGTALPRLVAAILENYQKEDGRVLIPEKIRTYFKEEYL; encoded by the coding sequence ATGCTCGATATCCAACTCATTAGACATAACTTAGCCCAGACAAAGCAGAAATTGGCCCTTCGATCCAAGGGATTAGAAACTCTCCTTGATCACATTTTCGAGCTCGATTTCAAGAAAAGATCCCTGCAAAGCGAAATAGAAAAGTATCGAGCCTTAAGAAATAAGCAAAGCAAAGAAATCGGTTTAAAAAAAATCAAGGGAGAAAACGTCGAAGGACAATTTTCAGAGTTAAAAAAAATGGGCTCTAGAATAGAAGAAATGGAAAAAGAGCTTATCCAATTTGAAAACCAGATTAATACTCTGCTTCTTTCTCTGCCCAATATCCCCCATGATTCTGTCCCTACCGGTGGGCCCGAAGCCAACAAGGTTGTAAAAACATGGGGAGAACCCAGGCAGGCGAATTTCCCATTAAAAACCCATTGGGAACTGGGTAGGGAACTGGGGATACTTGACCTGGAAAGGGGAGCAAAACTTTCTGGAAGCGGTTTTTCTCTTTTTACAGGCAATGGAGCAAAACTCCAGCGTGCACTGATCCAATTTATGCTCACCATCCATACCGAAGAGCATGGATATAAAGAACTTTGGCCTCCCTACTTGGTTACAGAAGATTGTATGAGGGGCACGGGCCATCTTCCCAAATTCGCCCTAGACATGTATGCAACCGATAAAGATAACCTCTATCTCATACCTACCGGCGAAGTCCCCTTGACCAATTTCCATAGAGATGAAATCCTTGCGGAAAGCTCTTTACCCTTGCGGTACGTGGCCTATACACCCTGTTTTAGGAGAGAAGCAGGAAGTGCAGGAAAAGATACCCGCGGCTTACTGCGACTTCACCAGTTTGATAAGGTTGAACTTGTCCAGATAACAAAACCCGAAAACTCCTATACAGCGCTAGAGGAAATGGTCAGCCATGCCGAAAATATTCTGCGTTCCCTTAACCTTTGTTACAGGGTCGTTTTGCTCGCCTCTCAAGATATGGGATTTGGAGCAGCCAAATGTTACGATCTAGAAGTCTGGTCTCCGGGAATACAAAGTTGGTTAGAAGTCTCCTCTGTCAGCAACATGGAAAATTTTCAATCCAGAAGAATGAATTTGAGGTATAAATCATCCTCGGGCAAAAACATCCTGTGCCATACTCTCAATGGATCGGGAACCGCTCTTCCACGACTTGTAGCTGCAATCCTAGAGAATTACCAAAAAGAGGATGGTCGGGTATTGATTCCAGAAAAAATTAGGACTTATTTTAAAGAAGAATATTTATGA
- a CDS encoding carboxy terminal-processing peptidase, producing MKAKVNFFLFVTGFFLFMGFSGQYSLHADLNESQCAKVAKTVASLLQQAHFSQKPADEKLSQLFLKDYLDALDFSHMVFLQSDIDEFNEKYGKRLFDYIYQEDLTPAFDIYSKYIRRLTERESLIEGLLAAPHDFTKDEFYQTDRSKMPWPKTEEEAKDLWRKRIKFELLQGKLANEKPEQTQKTIARRYARLLKEMREADSEEILDYFLNALTHAYDPHSDYQSPSEAKNFEINSIKLSLTGIGAVLKSEEGYPKIVSLVPGGPADLDKRLKPNDRIVAVQQEKGEPVDVVDMKLNKVVEMIRGEKGTKVTLIVIPADSPDDSVRKSVTLIRDEVKLNEQRAKAFVYERTSKEGKIERYGVIQLPGFYERSSDDVALLIKRLEKEKISGLVLDLRKNGGGMLEEAVNMTALFIKDGPVVQVKDFRGRIQPFLISSNRYCYGGPLVVLISRFSASASEIVAAALQDYGRAIIVGDQVSHGKGTVQTLISLSDFMPWDFHGDPGRLKITVQKFYRITGLTTQQHGVSSDIAFPSLDDYLEIGESSLPNYLPADQISPMNFQKFNNDLPSILPVLQRRSAQRISSSLDFIHLNSEIEILKKKMSEKLVSLNEAQRKKEKADFNLLKKNYETARAEQKFPYDKIYEYDIEAVKNHKEPKIITATSEKAPPPAEFTPDETKILDEKLDDTVNSSPKNDFVMNETLNVLKDYIFALQEPKNILVLKNENS from the coding sequence ATGAAAGCCAAGGTCAATTTTTTTCTTTTTGTAACGGGGTTTTTCCTTTTCATGGGGTTTTCAGGACAGTATTCCCTCCATGCTGACTTGAACGAATCCCAATGTGCCAAGGTAGCAAAGACTGTAGCTTCCCTGCTTCAACAAGCTCATTTTTCCCAGAAACCCGCCGATGAAAAACTTTCTCAACTTTTTTTAAAAGATTATCTCGACGCCCTGGATTTCAGCCACATGGTTTTCCTCCAATCCGACATCGACGAATTCAACGAAAAATACGGCAAAAGGCTTTTCGACTACATTTACCAAGAGGATCTAACACCCGCTTTCGACATTTATTCCAAGTATATTCGTAGGCTGACCGAGAGGGAAAGCTTGATAGAAGGTCTTCTGGCCGCTCCCCATGACTTTACAAAAGATGAGTTTTACCAAACAGACAGGTCAAAAATGCCTTGGCCAAAAACCGAAGAGGAAGCCAAGGATCTGTGGAGAAAAAGAATAAAATTCGAACTCCTCCAGGGAAAACTGGCCAACGAGAAACCGGAACAAACCCAAAAGACCATAGCAAGAAGATATGCCCGGCTTTTGAAAGAAATGAGGGAAGCCGACTCAGAAGAAATTCTTGATTACTTTCTCAATGCTCTTACCCATGCCTATGACCCTCATTCCGATTATCAATCTCCTAGTGAAGCGAAAAATTTTGAAATTAACAGCATAAAACTATCCTTAACGGGCATAGGGGCTGTCCTGAAATCCGAAGAGGGTTATCCTAAAATAGTCAGTCTCGTTCCCGGGGGGCCTGCTGATCTAGACAAAAGGCTAAAACCCAACGACAGGATTGTCGCCGTTCAACAAGAGAAGGGAGAACCCGTAGATGTCGTAGATATGAAGCTCAACAAGGTGGTAGAAATGATCAGGGGAGAAAAAGGGACGAAAGTCACCCTTATCGTTATTCCAGCAGATAGCCCGGATGATTCCGTGCGCAAGTCGGTCACCCTTATCCGCGACGAGGTCAAACTCAATGAACAACGGGCCAAGGCTTTTGTTTATGAAAGAACATCCAAAGAGGGCAAAATAGAAAGATATGGAGTTATACAGCTCCCCGGTTTTTACGAAAGATCGAGCGATGATGTGGCCCTTTTAATAAAAAGGTTAGAAAAAGAAAAAATTTCCGGCCTTGTTCTCGATCTGAGAAAAAATGGAGGAGGAATGCTCGAAGAAGCCGTAAACATGACGGCTTTATTTATAAAAGATGGCCCAGTCGTTCAAGTGAAGGACTTTCGTGGAAGGATCCAGCCTTTCCTTATCTCCTCAAACCGGTATTGTTATGGAGGACCCTTGGTCGTCCTGATAAGTCGATTTAGCGCCTCGGCTTCCGAAATTGTTGCTGCAGCCCTGCAAGATTATGGAAGAGCCATTATCGTGGGAGATCAGGTGTCTCACGGGAAAGGAACCGTCCAGACCTTGATATCTCTGTCCGATTTCATGCCTTGGGATTTCCATGGCGATCCGGGAAGACTCAAAATTACCGTTCAAAAGTTCTACCGCATTACCGGATTAACAACCCAACAGCACGGGGTCTCCTCGGATATCGCCTTTCCTTCCCTCGATGATTACTTGGAAATCGGAGAATCTTCGTTGCCCAACTACCTTCCCGCTGACCAGATTAGCCCAATGAATTTTCAAAAATTCAATAATGATCTGCCCTCTATTCTCCCTGTGCTGCAACGACGATCGGCGCAGCGTATTTCTTCAAGCCTTGATTTTATCCACTTGAACTCGGAAATCGAGATTCTAAAAAAGAAGATGTCTGAAAAGCTCGTTTCCTTGAATGAAGCCCAGAGAAAAAAAGAGAAGGCAGATTTCAACTTGCTGAAGAAAAATTATGAAACGGCAAGGGCAGAACAAAAATTTCCTTACGACAAGATATACGAATACGATATCGAAGCGGTTAAAAACCACAAGGAGCCGAAAATCATAACGGCAACATCAGAAAAAGCCCCTCCTCCAGCGGAATTTACGCCAGACGAAACCAAAATACTTGATGAAAAATTAGACGATACGGTTAATTCCTCTCCCAAAAATGATTTTGTCATGAATGAAACGCTGAATGTTCTTAAGGATTACATTTTTGCACTTCAAGAACCGAAAAACATTCTCGTGTTAAAAAATGAGAATTCCTGA
- the infA gene encoding translation initiation factor IF-1 produces the protein MSSANTIELEGTIVAVLPGTMFRVELDNQHQVLAHISGKMRKNFVRLTYGDRVKLEMSPHDLTKARILYRIDRVHSSSSPTLQSTKGPTKKSSSKHS, from the coding sequence ATGTCATCAGCAAACACGATAGAATTGGAAGGTACGATTGTTGCTGTTCTCCCTGGGACCATGTTTCGAGTTGAACTCGATAACCAGCACCAGGTTCTCGCCCATATATCCGGAAAAATGAGAAAGAATTTTGTCCGGTTAACTTACGGCGATCGAGTCAAGCTGGAAATGTCCCCTCACGATTTGACAAAAGCAAGAATATTGTACCGGATTGATAGAGTGCATTCTTCTTCATCACCGACCCTCCAGTCAACGAAGGGCCCAACCAAAAAGTCTTCTTCAAAACATTCATAA
- a CDS encoding MBL fold metallo-hydrolase translates to MEPIVLRRIKKESFLKILMSSFFRKREGIEHRPQFPKLKPGQICLTWVGHASFLLQTPRHNILIDPNWANWMLIIRRLKKAGIALDALPSIDLVLVTHAHFDHLNKKTLRTIAKKQPIVVPRGVKSLVQGLGFEKIVEMHWWEKIEIEGTEITFTPAKHWGARMLADFHRGYGGYCIKFDGRTVYHCGDTAYFEKFPEIGQRLKPEVVLMPIGAYDPPSGRDVHINPEKAVQAFQELGGKIMVPMHFGTYRMSYEPLHEPAYRLIMAAKKRGILSSVRFLNEGIPTLF, encoded by the coding sequence ATGGAACCTATTGTTCTAAGAAGAATTAAAAAAGAGTCTTTTTTAAAAATCCTGATGTCTTCCTTTTTCCGAAAAAGAGAAGGCATCGAACACAGGCCACAATTCCCAAAGCTAAAGCCCGGACAGATCTGCCTGACATGGGTCGGCCATGCCTCTTTTCTATTACAAACTCCCAGGCACAATATTTTGATCGATCCAAACTGGGCAAACTGGATGCTTATTATCAGAAGGCTAAAAAAAGCGGGTATCGCCTTGGATGCTTTGCCTTCGATTGACCTTGTGCTTGTCACCCATGCCCATTTCGACCATTTAAATAAAAAGACGCTGAGAACGATAGCCAAAAAACAACCCATTGTTGTTCCAAGGGGGGTAAAAAGTTTAGTTCAAGGACTAGGTTTTGAAAAAATTGTAGAAATGCACTGGTGGGAAAAAATCGAAATAGAAGGGACAGAAATTACTTTTACACCAGCTAAGCACTGGGGGGCTAGAATGTTAGCTGATTTCCACCGTGGCTATGGAGGCTATTGCATCAAATTTGATGGCAGAACGGTATATCACTGCGGAGACACGGCCTATTTTGAGAAATTTCCAGAAATTGGCCAGAGGCTTAAACCTGAAGTTGTTTTAATGCCCATAGGCGCCTATGATCCTCCCTCCGGCCGTGATGTCCATATTAACCCAGAAAAAGCAGTTCAAGCCTTTCAAGAATTGGGAGGCAAGATTATGGTCCCCATGCATTTTGGGACGTATAGAATGAGTTATGAACCCCTTCACGAACCTGCCTATAGGCTGATCATGGCTGCAAAAAAAAGGGGAATTTTATCCTCCGTACGGTTCCTCAACGAAGGGATACCGACTTTATTCTAA
- a CDS encoding MBL fold metallo-hydrolase → MKGQVGEIDFFSLFRTFFLYFVFLPLFSLSFFPPCWGETERQVLIRWYGHAFVYLISSTGVRVAIDPYGDETVKYRFPDHLQADVVLISSEAEDRSAGEKLYGTPQIFRSITAVGPNNARGHIFKGIQTFRDKSQGSLHGKNTAFVFKLDHITFAHLGDLAHTLTKDQLAEFGKVDVLFLPIGNEILSNDDLDKITSDLGARLIIPIAFKTTLSGDLDIRPLDKYLEGKHNVKMIDSSELLIGQSDLPSEPWIYVLKEP, encoded by the coding sequence GTGAAAGGGCAAGTTGGAGAGATTGACTTTTTTTCTCTTTTCAGAACTTTTTTCCTGTATTTTGTTTTTTTACCGCTCTTCTCTTTGAGCTTTTTCCCTCCATGTTGGGGAGAAACCGAAAGGCAAGTTCTCATCAGGTGGTACGGACATGCCTTTGTCTACTTAATCTCATCGACGGGAGTCCGGGTTGCCATCGATCCATACGGGGATGAGACGGTTAAATACAGGTTCCCCGATCACCTGCAAGCCGATGTCGTTTTAATCAGTTCTGAAGCTGAAGACAGGTCAGCCGGTGAAAAACTGTACGGAACACCGCAGATCTTCAGAAGCATAACCGCTGTAGGACCTAATAATGCCCGTGGACATATCTTCAAAGGGATACAAACTTTCCGTGATAAATCCCAGGGTTCGTTGCATGGAAAAAACACGGCGTTTGTCTTTAAACTTGATCACATCACTTTTGCACACCTAGGAGACTTGGCCCATACCTTGACCAAGGATCAATTAGCTGAATTTGGAAAGGTCGATGTCTTGTTTCTTCCCATTGGCAATGAAATTCTTTCCAACGATGATCTTGATAAAATTACTTCCGATCTTGGGGCTCGTCTCATTATCCCCATTGCTTTTAAGACAACTTTAAGCGGAGACCTAGACATCCGTCCCTTGGATAAGTACCTAGAGGGCAAGCATAACGTAAAAATGATCGATAGTTCGGAACTGCTGATCGGCCAATCGGATCTGCCTTCTGAACCGTGGATTTATGTTTTAAAAGAACCGTGA